The following proteins are encoded in a genomic region of Verrucomicrobiota bacterium:
- a CDS encoding DUF2062 domain-containing protein: PVWPLILRYQFQVGFWILSRPHHFAPPLTRQDFHFSEILQWDNFVDIGLPLAVGGAVFATPVSLISYLVVLQIMRIRAARRKKLEQKPGFPDRAWEQP; encoded by the coding sequence CCCCGTCTGGCCACTGATCCTGCGTTATCAGTTTCAGGTAGGCTTTTGGATCCTGAGCCGCCCCCATCATTTTGCCCCGCCGCTCACGAGGCAGGATTTTCATTTTTCCGAAATCCTGCAATGGGACAACTTTGTCGACATTGGCCTACCCCTCGCCGTGGGGGGGGCAGTTTTTGCTACCCCCGTCTCCCTGATCAGCTACTTGGTAGTTCTGCAAATCATGAGGATCAGGGCAGCCCGAAGGAAGAAGCTTGAACAAAAGCCTGGGTTCCCTGACCGCGCCTGGGAGC